The Mangrovibacterium diazotrophicum DNA window AGGTGACCGTTGTTTTTGACGGAGGGAGTTGGAAAACGCATCTGGATGAGCTGATTCCATTGCTGGATATCGTAATTTGTTCGGCTGATTTTATGCCCCCGGGATGCTCTACTCATTCCGAAGTAATTGATTTTTTCCAAGCTCATGGTATAAAACGAATAGCCATCAGCAGAGGTGAACATTCGATTTTATTTAGCGAAGAGGGCGATATCAAAGAGATTCCCGTCGGTAAACGATTGGTTATAGATTCTCTCGGAGCTGGAGATTTCCTGCACGGAGCCTTTTGCTACTACTGGCACAAAGGACTTGATTTTGAAGCAAGCTTGCGGGCTTCAAGTGAATTTGCATCGGCAACCTGCAGCTATAAAGGCACCAGGACATGTTTTAGTGAACTCATTCAAAGTGAGTTCGTTTAAATATTTTTTCATAATTTGTGTTGACTTAACCTTGTGAAATGAATAACAGAAGTATCATCTTCCAATTGAGTTTCTACATTTTGGTTACTGTAACTGTTACAGTTGCTATTGGGGTTTACCTGAACTATAATTTCAGCAGGCGAATTCTGATGCAGAAAATTGAAGAGAATGCGATTTATCAGTCCGATAAAGTCACCAATAAGATAGCGCACTACGTTGTTACGGCACAAGAAGTGACCCGGAATGTCAGCGCTCAGCTTCCTTATTATGACGAGAATGGGAAACTGGAAGAGTTTTTGACCAATGTTCTCAAAATGAACCGGATACTTTCCGGATTTCGGCTGGAATTGAAAGGAGATGACGGAAAACGGTACATTGCTATTTTTGCCAAAAGTGAGAAGGAGTTTTTGGTTTTGCATGATGAAAAGTACTGTCAATTTCCAAATTTCGTCGAAATCAAAAGCATTGTAGCCAAGCAGACCGAAGGACTTTGGTCCGATCCTTTTTATTGTCCGCTGGATACCAGCCTTCTTGTCACGAGTTTCACTGAAGCTGTTCGGAATTCCGACGGAACTGTGGTCGGATATTTATCGGGACAAATCAACCTGAACTTCCTCGCCAAACTCGTTGCCGGTATCGATATCGAAAAAGGTGGGCTTTCCTTCATTTTAAGTAAAGACGGAACATTCCTGACACACCCGAATCCAACATGGGTGATGAAAAAAAATATCTATGATATTCCTGAAAAAATCTTCCCAAAAAAACGAGCAGAATATGAAGGCATGATGCGATCGCACCAGGAAGGGTCTGGTTTCGCGTTCCCTGAATTCTTCGGGTACGAAAAAGCCTGGTTTCATTTTTCACCTGTTCCTTACACTTATTGGACCGTTGTTATTATTGTTCCGGCAAACAAACTCTTCCTGGAGTTGGATAGTTTACTTCGAAATGTCATACTGCTGTCTACCTTGGGTTTAATCGCTGTACTTCTAATCATTGTTTACATTATGCGGAAGATGCTTTCTCCCTTGTCAACAATTGCGAAGTCAATCAAACGTTTAAGTACTGGCGATATTCGCGTCGGCGACCAGAGGAACGAAATACAAATGCTTTCGTCGAGCTTAAACGAATTGCAGGCCCGATACACGAAATATGTAAACGAACAAAATCAAAGTAAAAAAGACCGCCGGAAGATTGAGAAAGATCTGAAATCAGCTAAAGAAATTCAAACGGCGATCATCCCTGCTGAATTTAATCCGGGCCGAAAGATGGCTGTGATAGACTTGTATGCCCTGCTGGATCCAGCGGAAACCATTGGAGGCGACCTTTATGACTATTTCTTTGTCGACTCAACCCACCTGCTGTTTACCATGGGAGACGTATCAGGTAAAGGAATTCCCGCTGCCCTGTTTATGGCCGTTGCCAGCACCCTTATCAAGGGTAAATCGACCAGTTTGTCAGCACACGAAATTGTGGAGCATGTGAACAACGAACTTAGCTTACAGAATGCGAATCAGAACTTTTTAACTCTTTTCCTCGGAATCCTGGATATAGAGACCGGCGAGTTTAGTTACTGCAATGCTGCTCATAATTACCCATACATTTTAACAGCTTCGGGCGAAGTGCGCACATTGGATAAAACTCACGGCCTTCCGGTTGGGGTTTATTCATCGAAAGCATACGCCGGGGATACCGGCTATCTGAAGGCTGGCGATCGTATCGTTCTGTATACCGATGGAGTGACTGACTGCCGTGACGAAAGTGGCGAGTTCTTTGGAAACAGCAATTTAGCCCAAACGATCAAGACAATACCTGATTTCTCGGCGAAGGAATCAACACTTTACATTTTCGATCGTTTAAAAGAATTCAGGGGAGAAGCTGACCAATCAGACGACATTAGTTTGATGGTTATCCGCTACAAAGGATAGATGTTCGATGGCCAAAAACTGATTTCTCGCAAGCTTACTAAATCTATACCCGACTTTTGTGTATTAACTCATTAAAGAAAGGAAGAGTAAAACATGGATGAATATCAAAGTGTATTAATAGGCCTAGCCAGTATTCTTATCGGAATCATTTTAGCGAGCTTGGTAATTCGACAGTTATTGAAGATGATCAGAAACGAAACTCAGGAAGTTATTTGGAAGAAAATTCTGCGAAGGTTGAGTCTACCAATGAGTTTCATCATCATTCTAAGTGTGGTTTCGGTCGCAATTCCTTCCGGCTTTTTTGACGATCTGCCCATCAACGCCCATATTATTCAGTCCATCATTTTCAACATCCTTATTTGCTGGCTTTTGATTGCCGCAATTAAAAGTATGCGCCTGATTGTTTTGGCCAAATACGATATCAAATCCGAAAACAACCTGAAAGCTCGGAAAATTCAAACACAAATGGTTGTAATTGAAAGGATTTTAATTGTCATGGTGTTGCTGTTCGCTTTTGCGGTCTCGCTGCTAAGTTTTCCGAAAATCAGGCAGGTGGGGATGAGTTTATTAGCCAGTGCGGGTATTGCCGGTATAATCATCGGTTTTGCAGCGCAACGAAGTATTGCCCTGTTCCTTGCCGGTTTTCAAATTGCATTTACCCAACCAATTCGTTTGGATGATGTGGTGATTGTTGAAGGTGAGTGGGGGTGGATTGAAGAAATTACACTAACCTATGTTGTGGTTAGAATTTGGGACAAGAGAAGACTAATCGTTCCAATCACTTATTTCATCGACCGCCCGTTTCAAAACTGGACCCGAACAACCTCTGAAATTTTGGGAACGGTTTTCATTTATGTTGATTATGGGTTCCCGGTTGATGCGATGCGTGAAGAACTCACCCGAATCCTGGAGAATGCAAAAGAATGGGATGGACAGGTGAATGTGTTGCAGGTAACCGACGCCAAGGAACTGACCATGGAAATTCGCGCATTGGTGAGTGCCGCAAATTCTCCGGCATCGTGGGATCTTCGCGTAAAAGTGCGGGAAGAATTAATCAAATTTGTTCAGGAGAAATACCCACAGCATTTGCCACGAACCCGAGTTGTGTTACCCGACCCAATAGATGCAAAAAATAAAAAGCCAGTTTAAAAACCGGCTTTTCTTATTCTGTTATGCCTTTTCGGCAGTACCTAAGATCTTGACTTTTATCTTTTCGTTTTTCTTATCGAATCCGATCGAAACGGTGTCGCCTTCAGTTAATGAAGCCCGGATGATGACTTCCGCCATCTCGTCTTCCAGGTATTTCTGAATAGCGCGTTTCAACGGACGTGCACCGTACTGAGAGTCGTATCCTTTTTCGGCGATAAACTCTTTGGCTGCTCTCGAAATTTTCAACTTGTAATTCAAAGAAGCAACACGGTCGTACAATCCACGCAATTCGATATCGATAATTTTGAAGATATCTTCTTTCGAAAGTGTGTTGAACATGATCACATCATCGATCCGGTTCAGGAACTCAGGAGCAAACGCACGCTTTAACGCTTTTTCAATCACGTATTTCGCATGGTCAGTTTCTTCCGCTGCTGTTTTTGGAGCTGTGAAACCAATACCACTACCGAACTCCTTCAATTGGCGTGAGCCAATATTCGAAGTCATGATGATGATCGTGTTTTTAAAATCGATATTACGTCCCAAGCTGTCGGTCAAACGACCTTCGTCCAACACCTGCAACATCAGGTGGAACACATCAGGGTGTGCTTTTTCAATTTCATCCAACAGAACCACTGAGTAAGGTTTACGACGAACTTTTTCAGTCAACTGGCCACCTTCTTCGTAACCAATGTATCCCGGAGGCGCTCCAACCAATCTCGAAACGGAGAATTTCTCCATGTATTCGCTCATGTCAATCCGGATCAACGAATCAACACTGTCGAACAAATATTTCGCGATTACTTTCGCTAACTGCGTTTTACCAACACCGGTTGGTCCAAGGAAGATGAACGTACCAATTGGTTTGTTCGGATCTTTTAAGCCGGCTCGGTTACGTTGGATGGCTTTCACAATTTTCTGAATTGCGTCATCCTGACCAACAACAGAACCTTTTAGTTTTTCGCCCATGTTCATCAGGCGCTTGCCTTCAGCTTGAGCAATCCGTTGAACCGGTACACCTGACATCATGGCAACAACTTCGGCCACTTTGTCTTCGGTTACCACTTCGCGGTGGCTCAGCAACTCTTTTTCCCAAGCTTCTTTTTCCTGGTCAAGCAATTGCAACAAGTTCTTTTCCTTATCCCGGAAACCAGCAGCAAGTTCGAAATTCTGGCTTTTTACAGCTTTGATTTTTTCTTCGCGGGTTGTCTCAATTTTTTGTTCCAGTTTCACAATGCGATCCGGAACATTAATATTCGAGATATGAACGCGGGAGCCTGCTTCATCCAACGCGTCAATCGCTTTATCCGGCAAGAAACGATCGGTGATGTAACGAGTCGTCAACTTCACACACGCTTCAATTGCTTCAGGCGTATAAATTACGTTGTGGTGATCTTCGTAACGTTCTTTGATGTTATTCAGAATCTGAACAGTTTCGTCGTCCGAAGTCGGCTCAACCATCACTTTCTGGAAACGTCTTTCCAACGCACCATCTTTCTCGATTTGTTGGCGGTATT harbors:
- a CDS encoding SpoIIE family protein phosphatase, which gives rise to MNNRSIIFQLSFYILVTVTVTVAIGVYLNYNFSRRILMQKIEENAIYQSDKVTNKIAHYVVTAQEVTRNVSAQLPYYDENGKLEEFLTNVLKMNRILSGFRLELKGDDGKRYIAIFAKSEKEFLVLHDEKYCQFPNFVEIKSIVAKQTEGLWSDPFYCPLDTSLLVTSFTEAVRNSDGTVVGYLSGQINLNFLAKLVAGIDIEKGGLSFILSKDGTFLTHPNPTWVMKKNIYDIPEKIFPKKRAEYEGMMRSHQEGSGFAFPEFFGYEKAWFHFSPVPYTYWTVVIIVPANKLFLELDSLLRNVILLSTLGLIAVLLIIVYIMRKMLSPLSTIAKSIKRLSTGDIRVGDQRNEIQMLSSSLNELQARYTKYVNEQNQSKKDRRKIEKDLKSAKEIQTAIIPAEFNPGRKMAVIDLYALLDPAETIGGDLYDYFFVDSTHLLFTMGDVSGKGIPAALFMAVASTLIKGKSTSLSAHEIVEHVNNELSLQNANQNFLTLFLGILDIETGEFSYCNAAHNYPYILTASGEVRTLDKTHGLPVGVYSSKAYAGDTGYLKAGDRIVLYTDGVTDCRDESGEFFGNSNLAQTIKTIPDFSAKESTLYIFDRLKEFRGEADQSDDISLMVIRYKG
- a CDS encoding mechanosensitive ion channel family protein, which codes for MIRNETQEVIWKKILRRLSLPMSFIIILSVVSVAIPSGFFDDLPINAHIIQSIIFNILICWLLIAAIKSMRLIVLAKYDIKSENNLKARKIQTQMVVIERILIVMVLLFAFAVSLLSFPKIRQVGMSLLASAGIAGIIIGFAAQRSIALFLAGFQIAFTQPIRLDDVVIVEGEWGWIEEITLTYVVVRIWDKRRLIVPITYFIDRPFQNWTRTTSEILGTVFIYVDYGFPVDAMREELTRILENAKEWDGQVNVLQVTDAKELTMEIRALVSAANSPASWDLRVKVREELIKFVQEKYPQHLPRTRVVLPDPIDAKNKKPV
- a CDS encoding ATP-dependent Clp protease ATP-binding subunit — protein: MDSQFSPRIKDVLSYSREEAIRLGNEQIGLEHIFLGILRDGEGIAIDILTGLGINLSEIKIAVENELRTDKEIDPQASVQLLKSAEKALKLVYLEARALNSQTISTGHLLLAILKDKDSQISTILNEYHINYYILKSRLEDYKQPEAKSEYGGEEDEEADDPFSKSPTSGSQKKPGSTKSETPVLDNFGVDITKAAEENSLDPIVGREKEIERLAQILSRRKKNNPILIGEPGVGKSAIAEGLALRIIQKKVSRVLFDKRVVSLDIASIVAGTKYRGQFEERMKAILNELSKVNNVILFIDEIHTIVGAGGATGSLDAANMLKPALARGEIQCIGATTLDEYRQQIEKDGALERRFQKVMVEPTSDDETVQILNNIKERYEDHHNVIYTPEAIEACVKLTTRYITDRFLPDKAIDALDEAGSRVHISNINVPDRIVKLEQKIETTREEKIKAVKSQNFELAAGFRDKEKNLLQLLDQEKEAWEKELLSHREVVTEDKVAEVVAMMSGVPVQRIAQAEGKRLMNMGEKLKGSVVGQDDAIQKIVKAIQRNRAGLKDPNKPIGTFIFLGPTGVGKTQLAKVIAKYLFDSVDSLIRIDMSEYMEKFSVSRLVGAPPGYIGYEEGGQLTEKVRRKPYSVVLLDEIEKAHPDVFHLMLQVLDEGRLTDSLGRNIDFKNTIIIMTSNIGSRQLKEFGSGIGFTAPKTAAEETDHAKYVIEKALKRAFAPEFLNRIDDVIMFNTLSKEDIFKIIDIELRGLYDRVASLNYKLKISRAAKEFIAEKGYDSQYGARPLKRAIQKYLEDEMAEVIIRASLTEGDTVSIGFDKKNEKIKVKILGTAEKA